Genomic DNA from Pseudomonadota bacterium:
CAGCTGCTCGACCGAGGTGTCATCGCTGGGGGCGTCCTTCGTCCCCGACATCTGGCGCTTGAGCTTCTTCAGCAGCGCTTTCGCCTCTGGCGACAGGTTGACCATGTCGGTGAAGAGGAGCGCCTGCGCGACCCCGTTGTCGAGATCACGGAAGAGGTTCGGCTTGATGCTGTGCGGCGTCTCCCGCCGCACGATGCTCAGATGCTGGGCATCGTAGTTCCCAAAGTTGGGACCTTCGATCTTCATTGCACCATTATACCCGACAGCGCCCGCGTGCGGAAGCCGGTTCGGTGCTCCGTTGAAGGCCCGTCGTCTGAAGGGAACCCCGGCCACCGTCGTGAAACGAGAACCCGTGAGTGAAACATGCCTTGTCACCGGCTGCGGCGGGTTCCTCGGAAGCCACCTCAGCGAACGCCTCGTCTCTGAAGGCCATACCGTGGTCGGCGTCGACTGCTACACCGATCAGTTCTACAACTACGCGCGCGTCCAGAAGGAAGCCAACGTCCGGCGCCTCAAAGGCCTCTCTGGGTTCGAGTTCGTGGAGGCCGACCTGACGAAGGTCGAGCCTGTCAGCCTGATGGACGGGGTGACGGTGGTCTACCACTGCGCCGCCCAGGTGGGCCCGCGAGGCAGCTGGGGGCGTGACTTCGCCACCTACACCCGCAACAGCATCCTCGCGACGCAGATGCTTCTCGAAGCCGCGCTGCAGGTCAATCGGTTCGTCCTGGCATCTTCACTCCACGTGTACGGCAACGCCGTCGACGCGCCGGCCAGCGAGACCACCCTTCCCCTCCCCGTCTCGCCCTATGGGGTGGCGCGGCTCGCGTCAGAGCATCTTCTCACCGCCTACGCCACGAACTACCGCGTTCCCACGGTTGCTCTCCGCCTGGGAAGCCTCTACGGCCCTCGGCAGCGTCCGGATCAGATCTTCCATCGCCTCATCCGCACCTCGCTCGAGGGAGTCGGCCTCGACATCCTCGGAGATGGGCACCAGAAGCGTGACTTCCTCCACGTAGACGACGCTGTCGAGGCGTGCGTCGCAGTACTTCGAAAGGGCGGGAGCGGCGGCGTCTACAACATCGCCAGCGGTGAGCCGCGCTCCATTCGTGAGGCCATCGAGATCCTGAAGACGAAGATCGACATCGCCCCCGAGCGCATCCGCTGGCAGAGCGCGACCCGTGGCGATCTGGTCGGCAGCTGGGCCGATGTGACGAAAGCGCGAGAAGAGCTCGGGTGGCAACCGCGCACCGAGCTGTCGACCGGACTCGACTCGGAGATCGCGTGGATCCGCGAGCAGGTTGCCGAAACCGCCGGCTGAGGCGTTCGCGCCTCTCACGCGTCTCCCCCTTCCCTCCTGGCGTGCTGCTGCTCTAGCCTTCCTCGTCTGCCTGCTTCTGGGTGCGCTGCCTGCGGCGTCCTGGTCCACCCCCGCTCCTGCCGCGCTGACGAGGGTCATCGACCATCTCCCCGCGCCTGGCCAGCAGGTCGACATCTCCGCACTCGGCATCACCATCGGCAGCATGGAGCATCCTCCGCCTCCAATTGCGGGAGGCTACAACTTTCGCACGCCTGCCAACATCGATCGCGACAGCACCACCTCGCCGCCCTATCGGGGACGATTCCCCGGGCTCTACCTGAACCAGCCGCTTGAGACCGATCCCGCAAGCGTGGGCGCGCTGTTCATCAGTGATCAGCCCGAGGAGATCAAGGATGACCGCCTCCGCGAAGACGGGAGTCGAGGCGCGACCGGCGTCTATGCGCGGGCTGCGGTCCCGACAGCGAGATCGGTGCGGATCCTGGTCGACCACACAAACGGCACGGCGCGACGTCTCCGGCTGGGTCTCGGCTTCATCCCCGCTTGCGACGGCACCCTCGCAACGACGTCTCAGGGTGTGGCGGTGAATCTCGACAGCGTGCGCGCGGGACGGGTCGCCTTTGAGCGCTCACGCGCGGTGCTCCCCATCCCACGCCGTGAGGTCAACGCCAACGGCGTCACGTGGCTGCTCGATCTCACCCTCCCCCCGAAGGAGACGGCCGTCGCGCATCTGATGGTCTCCTCCACCGTCGCCGGCGAGCTCGTGGTCTGCGTCGCAGAGACAGACGGGTCCCTGCCCGCGCGGAAGGCAGAGATCGACTGCCTGCCCACGCTCCACTCCATTGTGTGGCGCGAAGAGGCCCGTCGCCTCGAGAAGTTCCTCGATCCCCGAACCCAGCCCGCACGGTTCACCCGCATCCTCGACAGCTTCCAGCATGCGCGGGGGCTCTTCCCATCGCCGGATCGCGTTGCGCGCGTGACCTACGACGCACCCGGCTGGTCAGACGCCGATGAGCCGCTGCGCGTCTATTCCTTGTTCGAATCGATTCCCGGCTTCGACCCGACCCCCGGGACCCGCGATCCTCGAAACCCGAACGCCACGATCGCCACGGTCGACAACCGCGGCAAGTACGGCGGCGTCGAAGAGCTGCGGGTAAGCCTGCGAAGGCTTCCCCCGAGCTGTCGGCGCATGGCGCTGCTGGTCCTGAACCCGAATGGAACCTTCGGCGGCCGGCACTATGTCACCAATGGTCGCACCGATCAGCGGGAGACGTGGTTCCTTCAAGGGGGCGCCAGCCAGCGCGCGGGTGGAGCGTCTCCGGTCGGAGACGTGCAGCCGCTGCTCGAGAAGGGCAGAGCCGCGCTGCTCTGGAGAGGCGAGGTGCGCGCGGGCGACGTCATCCGCATGTGGACCGAGCCCATGGCAAACACCTCGGTGTATCTCTGGTACCTCCTGGTTCCGCTCCCCAGCAGCCCAGACGGGCGCTGAAGGCGGGGAACCGGCCCTTGTCATCACGAAGTAGGGCGCGTGTCATACCCCGCTGCAAAACGCCTCATCGACGTCCTCGTGTCGGCCGCCGCGCTGCTGCTGCTGTCTCCCCTGCTGCTGCTCCTGGCGGTGACGGTCTATCTCGACAATCCCGGCCCCGTCTTCTACGTGCACGAACGCGTCGGGCGACACGGGAGGCCGTTCCCCTTCTACAAGTTCCGCACCATGGTCGTGGGAGCCGACAGAATGGGAAGAGGATACGAGATCGAGCGCGGTGACGCTCGCATCACCCGGATCGGAAGCTTTCTGCGACGCTGGCATCTCGACGAGCTGCCTCAGCTCGTGAACGTCCTGAAGGGCGAGATGAGCATCGTCGGCCCACGCCCGACCCTGTCCTACCAGGTCGAGCAGTACACCGACGCGCAGAGACGAAGGCTCGAGGCACTTCCGGGTCTCACCGGGCTTGCCCAGGTGAGCGGCCTCAATGCGCTCACGTGGCAGGAACGCATCCGCCTCGACGTATATTACGTCGACCACGCCTCGCTCAGGCTCGACGCCTGGATCATGCTGGCGACCTTCGGCGCGATTGCAGCCGAGGACAACACCTACGGCCACGGCTGGGAATCGTCCCACGCAAGCAAGGGTGGCCATTCCGAGAGAGAGAGCATCGATGGCTGACCTCGTGCAAACCGCTCCCTGCAACCTCTGCGATGGGACCCAGGCCACGCTGCGATTCATCAAGTTCGGCCACCAGATCGTGGCCTGCCGATCGTGTGGTCTCGAGTTCCTGCACCCGCGGCCCACGCCTCAGGCGCTCGCCGACTTCTATGACGAGGGCTACTTCACCGGCGATCCGGAGCGACGCGGATACCTCGACTACGTGGGCGAGCGAGACAGCTTCCTGGCTTCCTTCGATCAGAAGATCGCGCGTGTCGAGCAGCGCCTGGCGCGTCTTCGAGGGGTGTCTGCGGAGGCGGTGCGCGGCCGATGGCTCGATGTGGGCACCGCTGCTGGCTGGTGCGTGGAAGCGGCATCACGACGCGGATGGGACGCCTGGGGCGTGGAGGTCTCATCGTACGCGGTGGAGCAGGCACGCGCCCGCGGACTCAACGTCGTGCAAGGCGATTCACTCACGCCTTTCGCCGATCAGCGATTCGATGTCATCACCTTGTGGGACGCGCTCGAGCACGTCCTCGATCCACGCGCGGTCCTCACCGAGGCCTGCGGGCTGCTGTCTGACGATGGGATTCTGATCTTCTCGACCGGCGACGTGGGGCACCCCTGGTCGCGCCTGCAAGGCCGCCAGCACCGCATCTACAACCCACCCCAGCACGTGTACTACTTCAGCCGGAAGACGATGACAGCGATGGCGCGTCGTGCCGGACTGGCCGTCGAGCACATCGAGGCAGACGAGAAGGTGACCACGTTGCACTACGTGCTCCACATCGCGCGCAACCTCGTCGATCTGCCCTTCCTGGCGTGGATCTTCGAGCGCATCGCTCGGGTGGTGCCGAACCTTCGGGTGCGCATGAAGCTCATCGACAACCTCGTGGTGTACGCGACCCCGTCGGCGGCCTCGAGCGCAAGACGGGCGTCCATCGCATCGGAAACCCCTCGCAGGGGGCGCGCTTGATACGGAAGGCGGCGCTGCTGCTGGCCGACGCGGTGGTGGTGTTCGTCGCCATCCACCTTGCCGTGAACCTGCGATTCGAGGGTGACGTGCCCGCCAAGTACAGCGGCATGCACATGCTCGGCGCCCACATCGCCATCGTGGCCGCCAACCTCATCGCCTACAGCGCGTTCGGGCTGTATGGAAAGGTGTGGCGCTACGCGGGGGTGCACGAGCTCGAGGACATCTCGAAGGCTGTCACCCTGGCGTATGTGCCGTTCATCTTCATCACGCTCTGGAGCGGCGGGAGCGTGTATCCGCGGAGCATCGTCATCACCGCCTGGCTGCTTACGCTCCTCTCCATCGGCGCCGTGCGCTTCACACTGAGGTTGCACAGCGAGCGGCTCTCGTCGGCCCAGGGGGAGCAGGTGCAGCGCGTGCTCATCGTCGGGGCGAATGACGCCGGTGAGGCCATCCTGCGAGAGCTTGCCCGTCAGCCTGAGCAGACCCACGCATGCGTCGGCTTTGTCGATGACACGCCGGGCCGCACCGGCGTGAAGATCAGGGGAGTTCCTGTTCTGGGTCGGCTCGACGATCTCGCCAGCGTGGTCACGCGCAACGACATCAACGAGATCGTGGTCGCCGATCCCCGTCCTCCGCTGGTGCGTCGCGT
This window encodes:
- a CDS encoding NAD-dependent epimerase/dehydratase family protein; this encodes MGPSIFIAPLYPTAPACGSRFGAPLKARRLKGTPATVVKREPVSETCLVTGCGGFLGSHLSERLVSEGHTVVGVDCYTDQFYNYARVQKEANVRRLKGLSGFEFVEADLTKVEPVSLMDGVTVVYHCAAQVGPRGSWGRDFATYTRNSILATQMLLEAALQVNRFVLASSLHVYGNAVDAPASETTLPLPVSPYGVARLASEHLLTAYATNYRVPTVALRLGSLYGPRQRPDQIFHRLIRTSLEGVGLDILGDGHQKRDFLHVDDAVEACVAVLRKGGSGGVYNIASGEPRSIREAIEILKTKIDIAPERIRWQSATRGDLVGSWADVTKAREELGWQPRTELSTGLDSEIAWIREQVAETAG
- a CDS encoding sugar transferase — encoded protein: MSYPAAKRLIDVLVSAAALLLLSPLLLLLAVTVYLDNPGPVFYVHERVGRHGRPFPFYKFRTMVVGADRMGRGYEIERGDARITRIGSFLRRWHLDELPQLVNVLKGEMSIVGPRPTLSYQVEQYTDAQRRRLEALPGLTGLAQVSGLNALTWQERIRLDVYYVDHASLRLDAWIMLATFGAIAAEDNTYGHGWESSHASKGGHSERESIDG
- a CDS encoding class I SAM-dependent methyltransferase translates to MRSRGRNASASTYITSTTPRSGSTPGSCWRPSARLQPRTTPTATAGNRPTQARVAIPRERASMADLVQTAPCNLCDGTQATLRFIKFGHQIVACRSCGLEFLHPRPTPQALADFYDEGYFTGDPERRGYLDYVGERDSFLASFDQKIARVEQRLARLRGVSAEAVRGRWLDVGTAAGWCVEAASRRGWDAWGVEVSSYAVEQARARGLNVVQGDSLTPFADQRFDVITLWDALEHVLDPRAVLTEACGLLSDDGILIFSTGDVGHPWSRLQGRQHRIYNPPQHVYYFSRKTMTAMARRAGLAVEHIEADEKVTTLHYVLHIARNLVDLPFLAWIFERIARVVPNLRVRMKLIDNLVVYATPSAASSARRASIASETPRRGRA